One genomic segment of Chitinophaga sancti includes these proteins:
- a CDS encoding caspase family protein translates to MPNNLSAGNNGKLYALIVGITDYASHIPLDGNRVAFPKLSGCISDAEKMMRYLEKDNYYEVDIKFLANQAASKQGIVDAFQEHFSQATERDVVLFYFSGHGAQEYVDNLVFPSETDGKSESIACYYDESTKDNFLLSDKEIRWLINEVGVKSPHIVTIFDCCHSSGVTRASMVAEAFGHAVTKGGLYVFKQRPWNNYLFRHFSEAEFLEYGESKLLPETAHIEMCACESNEPALEVNGEGVFTQALLKVLDSSNGQLSYQTIYDRVRQLLRGIYEQKPFVTSVSGAQNSMQTGFLRKPVFTGGESGEVMYNTQLGWVLNVGAIHGLSAADSDIQLVLYDEANPGQKYNAKVALVNTDSSILSIGDSILDTDKVYKAELKGLLSVKLSVHVAPNAALLQDQQVLMNKFITDAVDFVSFVDDENASDYVIRFNNDYYYITKPHDPYRPLGQFIHIGPGDKWADDIIRQFKHISCWHFIKAIKNQHQATLLPENVLSIGGVVGLTENELTAFKSQDKITVKLTNQDGKWSNKMKIELHNTSEADLYVSVVYLASDFMSFTGFLPIAVYHLEPDERVRLGIGGKKELEVAMPEMMRWYNVEKLEDHLKFIVSTDQFDVSRFSLNSLPEPPAPMAQDVLLDPKMRSVTKQAAIQFRSAFEVTVPQPAVKGWRVYDVDVDIVNPLFNTINQENLERMLADDVTGEFAVGLYYNIGFDENGATSYTLKPEITITAQEKAVRGLINDIGLDLANWYARRKRNRYFQSVTKRDPNRLRIVSEGDSWFQHPLVRDIIDHLSKVYAIYCTAAAGDTLSNYLSQDKKQGEYFLDALVEHSPGYFLISGGGNDILGSQFRQFLIDIVNDETKADKRPGKYLKDSFQNKLDGLMEIYKALFMLLKTTQPALQVIVHGYDYPIKLNDPKHGWLGRYMIEKGIADPEDRRLTIRYIMDEFNRKLIDVCKEFKNVHYLDVRNIVLYNEADKIDQWYDEIHPNGEGFQQIAMRFIQLISKLEEEKKVVKAELVQ, encoded by the coding sequence ATGCCAAACAACCTATCTGCCGGAAATAACGGGAAATTGTATGCATTAATAGTCGGTATTACAGATTATGCCAGTCATATTCCACTGGATGGGAATAGAGTTGCATTTCCTAAACTAAGCGGGTGTATAAGTGACGCGGAAAAAATGATGCGCTACCTGGAGAAGGACAATTATTATGAAGTGGATATTAAATTCCTGGCTAACCAGGCGGCTTCTAAGCAAGGGATTGTTGATGCATTCCAGGAGCATTTTTCGCAGGCGACAGAAAGGGATGTGGTGCTGTTTTATTTTTCAGGACATGGTGCACAGGAGTATGTTGATAATTTAGTTTTTCCTTCAGAGACTGATGGGAAATCTGAATCAATTGCTTGTTATTATGATGAATCTACCAAGGATAACTTCCTGCTATCAGATAAGGAAATTCGTTGGTTGATTAATGAAGTAGGCGTGAAAAGCCCACACATTGTAACCATTTTCGATTGTTGTCACTCTTCTGGAGTTACGCGTGCCAGTATGGTAGCGGAAGCATTTGGACATGCTGTTACTAAAGGAGGATTGTATGTTTTCAAACAACGTCCATGGAATAATTATTTATTCAGGCATTTCAGTGAAGCAGAATTCCTGGAATATGGGGAATCCAAATTATTACCAGAGACGGCACATATTGAAATGTGTGCTTGTGAATCCAATGAACCTGCATTAGAAGTAAACGGTGAAGGAGTTTTTACACAGGCGTTGTTAAAAGTGTTGGATAGCTCCAATGGACAGTTATCTTACCAAACTATTTATGACAGGGTGAGGCAATTGCTGAGAGGTATATATGAACAAAAACCCTTTGTGACTAGCGTAAGTGGGGCTCAGAATTCAATGCAGACAGGGTTTTTAAGGAAACCTGTTTTTACAGGTGGAGAGTCTGGAGAAGTGATGTATAATACCCAATTAGGGTGGGTGTTGAATGTAGGAGCGATTCATGGTTTGTCTGCGGCAGATTCTGATATTCAGCTTGTTCTATATGATGAAGCTAATCCTGGGCAGAAATATAATGCGAAAGTGGCCCTGGTCAATACTGATTCATCTATCCTTTCAATAGGAGATTCAATATTGGATACTGATAAAGTCTATAAAGCGGAGCTGAAGGGATTATTATCCGTTAAGTTATCAGTACATGTAGCACCAAATGCTGCCTTATTGCAGGATCAGCAGGTATTGATGAATAAGTTTATAACAGATGCAGTTGATTTTGTAAGTTTTGTAGATGATGAAAATGCCAGTGACTATGTGATAAGGTTTAATAATGATTATTATTATATAACTAAGCCCCATGATCCTTACAGGCCTTTGGGACAGTTTATACACATTGGTCCGGGAGATAAATGGGCAGATGATATCATTCGTCAATTTAAACATATTTCCTGCTGGCATTTTATTAAAGCAATAAAAAACCAACACCAGGCTACGCTATTACCGGAGAATGTGTTGAGCATCGGAGGCGTCGTGGGATTAACGGAAAATGAGCTTACTGCTTTCAAAAGCCAGGATAAAATAACCGTTAAATTGACCAATCAGGATGGTAAGTGGAGTAACAAGATGAAAATCGAACTACACAATACATCGGAGGCAGATCTCTATGTAAGTGTTGTATACCTGGCATCTGATTTTATGTCCTTTACTGGATTTTTACCTATAGCTGTATACCATTTGGAGCCTGATGAAAGGGTTAGATTAGGGATTGGTGGCAAGAAAGAATTAGAAGTCGCGATGCCGGAAATGATGAGATGGTATAATGTGGAAAAACTGGAGGATCATTTGAAGTTCATCGTGAGTACAGATCAATTTGATGTAAGTCGTTTCTCATTGAATAGTTTACCAGAGCCGCCTGCACCTATGGCGCAGGATGTGTTGCTGGATCCCAAAATGAGAAGTGTTACTAAGCAGGCTGCTATACAATTTAGATCCGCATTTGAAGTGACTGTACCACAACCTGCTGTAAAAGGATGGAGGGTGTATGATGTGGATGTGGATATTGTAAATCCTCTATTCAATACAATTAACCAGGAAAACCTGGAACGTATGCTTGCTGATGATGTGACCGGGGAGTTTGCAGTAGGACTATACTATAACATCGGGTTTGATGAGAACGGTGCAACTTCCTATACGCTAAAGCCAGAAATAACTATCACCGCACAGGAAAAAGCTGTAAGGGGATTAATTAACGATATTGGATTGGATCTTGCTAACTGGTATGCAAGGAGAAAGCGAAATAGATATTTTCAAAGTGTCACTAAAAGAGATCCCAATAGATTGAGGATTGTGTCTGAAGGAGATTCCTGGTTCCAGCATCCATTGGTTAGGGATATCATTGATCATTTGTCCAAAGTATATGCTATTTATTGCACGGCTGCTGCAGGTGATACACTCAGTAATTATTTAAGCCAGGATAAAAAGCAGGGTGAATACTTTTTAGACGCGTTAGTAGAACATTCTCCTGGTTACTTCCTGATTAGTGGGGGTGGAAATGACATTTTAGGTTCGCAGTTCAGACAATTTCTGATAGATATAGTAAATGATGAAACCAAAGCAGATAAACGCCCTGGGAAATATCTCAAGGATTCTTTCCAGAATAAGCTGGATGGATTGATGGAGATATATAAAGCCCTGTTTATGCTTTTGAAAACCACCCAACCGGCGCTACAAGTGATTGTTCATGGTTATGATTACCCGATTAAATTAAACGATCCCAAGCATGGCTGGTTAGGCCGTTATATGATCGAGAAAGGGATAGCAGACCCGGAAGATAGAAGATTGACGATACGGTATATAATGGATGAGTTCAACAGGAAGTTAATAGATGTGTGTAAAGAGTTTAAAAATGTGCATTATCTCGATGTTAGAAATATTGTATTGTACAATGAAGCTGATAAAATAGATCAGTGGTATGATGAGATTCACCCCAATGGAGAAGGATTTCAACAGATTGCAATGCGGTTTATACAGTTGATTAGTAAGCTGGAAGAAGAAAAAAAGGTGGTTAAGGCAGAACTTGTTCAATAA
- a CDS encoding DUF4062 domain-containing protein — protein MRKSIVFISSTVYDLKEERKMLFQFLENGGYIPIASEYPTFDIGDGRRHSYQVCLDNVESADIIIGILGYRCGGLVSYDGKQISITLAEIIHGIKNNKVVYVFCAQSVSDERIKFIKDAKQYPSREEAFRQMKPNLKSDAYAVFENIETITKLSGNNWINFYDGSLDLLTRVQSRLAGYNLDKLQKLSVNYTGVVDMLKRGADFQLEYYNDSFDENRENSKQILTALKPFINQSANGYLEIANASILDNIRRYYAINTNYANRTGMVSAERCIGGGGKLFYGFDTQMEQNSTSIWTADTSFRQYLSFTSQCARKEKDKHFRIFIFENQQFISKNLRSIYESVNLHVANGITPIITTYASIPYDIPFTLMNCNALYSERVLVVMLPVGLTMLFTKKNNRARLNLYDESFRHILNCTIKSQGAISFNAQIPYAEFAGRIQNTAF, from the coding sequence ATGAGAAAATCTATTGTTTTTATTAGTTCTACCGTGTATGACCTCAAGGAAGAAAGAAAGATGCTCTTCCAATTTTTAGAGAATGGAGGTTATATACCCATTGCAAGCGAATATCCTACTTTTGACATTGGCGACGGACGGCGTCATTCATACCAAGTATGTTTAGATAATGTAGAAAGTGCTGATATTATTATAGGGATTTTAGGTTATAGATGTGGAGGACTGGTGAGTTATGATGGTAAACAAATTTCAATCACACTTGCAGAAATTATCCATGGTATAAAAAATAATAAAGTGGTATATGTGTTTTGTGCGCAAAGTGTTAGTGATGAGAGGATAAAGTTTATAAAAGACGCAAAACAATATCCTTCCAGGGAGGAGGCATTTCGCCAAATGAAACCGAATCTTAAATCAGACGCCTATGCTGTATTTGAAAATATTGAAACCATTACAAAATTGTCTGGCAACAACTGGATTAATTTTTATGATGGCAGCCTGGATCTGTTAACCAGGGTACAGAGCCGATTGGCGGGTTATAATTTGGACAAGTTACAAAAGCTAAGTGTCAATTATACCGGAGTAGTAGATATGTTAAAACGAGGAGCAGATTTTCAGTTGGAATATTATAATGATTCATTTGACGAAAATCGGGAGAATTCTAAACAAATATTGACAGCTTTGAAGCCTTTTATCAATCAAAGCGCAAATGGGTATCTTGAAATAGCAAATGCTTCTATCCTGGACAATATTCGAAGATACTATGCCATAAATACAAATTACGCAAATAGAACAGGAATGGTATCAGCAGAGCGCTGTATAGGAGGGGGAGGCAAGCTTTTTTATGGATTTGACACGCAAATGGAACAAAATTCAACCTCGATATGGACAGCAGATACCAGTTTTCGTCAATATTTGAGTTTTACAAGTCAGTGTGCCAGAAAGGAAAAGGATAAGCATTTTAGAATCTTCATATTTGAGAACCAGCAATTCATTAGTAAAAACTTAAGGTCAATATATGAGAGTGTGAATTTGCATGTGGCAAATGGTATTACTCCAATTATAACTACCTATGCTAGTATTCCGTATGATATTCCATTTACTTTGATGAACTGCAATGCGCTTTATAGTGAAAGAGTGCTTGTCGTTATGTTACCTGTTGGGCTCACAATGTTGTTTACCAAAAAGAATAATCGGGCAAGATTAAACCTGTATGATGAATCTTTCCGTCATATACTTAATTGTACGATAAAGTCGCAGGGAGCAATATCATTTAATGCTCAAATACCTTATGCTGAATTTGCAGGAAGAATTCAAAATACAGCTTTTTAG